A window of the Vibrio pomeroyi genome harbors these coding sequences:
- the secD gene encoding protein translocase subunit SecD, whose product MLNRYPLWKYLMVVFTIAIAALYALPNIYGEDPAVQVTGARGASVDMSTLDAVTNALEAENLSTKSVALENGSILVRFNDTDSQISARDVITEALDEDVIVALNLAASTPDWLESIGAAPMKLGLDLRGGVHFLMEVDMDAAMQKLVGQQEEAFRSELREEKIRYRAIRPSGKDAVEVILRNAEQLAEAKSLLQSKHQDMTFVDSESNGRFSLVASFTETRLQEIRNYAVEQNITILRNRVNELGVAEPLVQRQGASRIVVELPGVQDTARAKEILGATATLEFREVDSSADLAAAASGRAPAGSEIKQDRDGRPVVLKKRVILGGSSITDASSSVDEYGRPQVNISLDSEGGSKMSAFSRQNIGKLMATVFAEYKDSGRKTPEGRVILSKHEEVINQATIQSALGRNFRITGIDSTAEAHNLALLLRAGALIAPISIVEERTIGPSMGQQNIDMGIMAMVWGMAAVMLFTLLYYRSFGLIANVALMANLVLIIGVMSMIPGATMTLPGIAGIVLTVGMAVDANVLIFERIREELRDGRSPQQAIHQGYANAFSTIADANITTLLTAIILFAVGTGAIKGFAVTLSIGILTSMFTAIVGTRCIVNLMYGGKRVKKLSI is encoded by the coding sequence GTGCTAAACCGTTACCCGTTATGGAAGTACCTGATGGTGGTGTTTACTATCGCCATCGCTGCGTTGTACGCACTTCCGAATATATACGGTGAAGATCCGGCAGTTCAAGTTACAGGGGCGCGCGGCGCCTCTGTAGATATGTCTACGCTGGATGCTGTCACCAATGCTCTTGAAGCTGAAAACCTTTCTACTAAATCCGTTGCTTTAGAAAACGGTTCCATTCTTGTTCGCTTTAACGATACAGACTCTCAAATTAGTGCCCGTGATGTCATCACTGAAGCATTAGATGAAGATGTAATCGTTGCTTTAAACTTAGCGGCTTCAACTCCTGATTGGCTTGAATCTATTGGTGCTGCACCAATGAAGCTTGGTCTTGACCTACGTGGTGGTGTTCACTTCTTGATGGAAGTGGATATGGACGCTGCGATGCAAAAGCTGGTTGGCCAACAAGAAGAAGCGTTCCGTAGCGAACTTCGTGAAGAAAAAATCCGTTACCGTGCAATTCGCCCATCTGGTAAAGATGCGGTTGAAGTGATTCTACGTAACGCAGAGCAACTTGCTGAAGCGAAATCGCTACTGCAATCTAAGCACCAAGACATGACGTTTGTAGATTCTGAATCTAACGGTCGTTTTTCTTTGGTTGCTAGCTTCACAGAGACTCGTCTTCAAGAAATCCGCAACTATGCGGTAGAGCAAAACATTACCATTCTACGTAACCGTGTGAACGAACTTGGTGTTGCTGAGCCTTTGGTTCAACGTCAAGGCGCTAGCCGTATCGTAGTGGAATTGCCTGGTGTTCAAGACACGGCTCGTGCTAAAGAAATTCTTGGTGCGACTGCGACACTTGAGTTCCGTGAAGTAGATAGCAGTGCTGACTTAGCCGCTGCCGCTTCTGGTCGTGCCCCTGCGGGTAGCGAAATCAAGCAAGATCGTGATGGTCGCCCTGTGGTACTTAAGAAGCGCGTTATCCTAGGCGGTTCAAGTATTACTGATGCAAGTTCAAGTGTTGATGAATATGGTCGTCCTCAAGTTAACATCTCGCTAGACAGCGAAGGTGGTAGCAAGATGTCTGCGTTCTCTCGTCAGAATATCGGTAAGCTAATGGCAACGGTATTTGCAGAGTACAAAGACAGCGGTCGTAAAACACCTGAAGGCCGAGTGATCTTAAGTAAGCACGAAGAAGTGATTAACCAAGCGACGATTCAGTCTGCACTTGGTCGTAACTTCCGTATTACTGGTATCGACTCAACGGCTGAAGCTCATAACTTGGCACTTCTACTGCGTGCTGGTGCTCTGATTGCACCTATCTCGATTGTAGAAGAACGTACGATTGGTCCATCTATGGGTCAACAGAACATCGATATGGGTATCATGGCGATGGTTTGGGGTATGGCTGCAGTTATGCTGTTCACGCTGCTTTACTACCGTAGCTTTGGTCTGATTGCGAACGTTGCACTAATGGCTAACTTGGTGTTGATTATCGGTGTGATGTCGATGATTCCGGGGGCAACCATGACCCTGCCAGGTATTGCCGGTATCGTATTAACGGTCGGTATGGCGGTCGATGCGAACGTACTGATCTTTGAGCGTATACGTGAAGAGCTTCGAGATGGACGCAGTCCACAACAAGCGATTCACCAAGGTTACGCAAACGCATTCAGCACAATCGCCGATGCCAACATCACCACACTACTAACAGCAATCATTCTATTTGCTGTGGGTACTGGTGCGATTAAAGGCTTCGCGGTAACGCTGTCTATCGGTATCTTGACTTCAATGTTTACAGCTATTGTCGGAACACGTTGTATCGTGAACCTGATGTATGGCGGCAAACGCGTTAAAAAACTGTCGATCTAA
- the secF gene encoding protein translocase subunit SecF, whose amino-acid sequence MFQILKADKMIDFMRWSKVAFVFSILMIGTAIFTLTTKSLNWGLDFTGGTLIEVGFEQPAHLPDIRSALEAEGFGDATVQNFGSARDVMVRLRPRDGVAGETLGNQILSAIESGTGEQVEMRRIEFVGPNVGDELTEAGGLAILVSLICILIYVSVRFEWRLAAGAVLALAHDVIITLGVFSLMQIEVDLTIVAALLTVVGYSLNDTIVVFDRIRENFRKMRKGEAPEVLNSSITQTLSRTLITSGTTLFVVIALFVQGGAMIHGFATALLLGITVGTYSSIYVASALAMKLGITREHLMPPQVEKEGEEFDEMP is encoded by the coding sequence ATGTTTCAGATTCTAAAAGCAGACAAAATGATCGACTTTATGCGTTGGTCAAAGGTTGCCTTTGTTTTTTCTATCTTGATGATTGGTACTGCTATCTTCACTCTAACAACGAAATCGTTGAACTGGGGTCTAGATTTTACTGGCGGTACTCTGATTGAAGTTGGCTTTGAACAACCAGCACACCTTCCTGATATCCGTAGTGCACTAGAAGCCGAAGGCTTTGGTGATGCAACGGTACAGAACTTCGGTTCAGCTCGTGATGTAATGGTTCGTCTACGTCCACGTGATGGCGTAGCAGGCGAAACACTTGGTAACCAGATCCTTTCTGCTATTGAGAGCGGTACTGGTGAGCAAGTTGAAATGCGTCGTATCGAGTTCGTTGGTCCTAACGTGGGTGACGAATTAACAGAAGCTGGTGGCCTTGCTATCCTAGTTTCTCTTATCTGTATCTTGATCTACGTATCAGTGCGATTTGAATGGCGTTTGGCAGCGGGTGCGGTATTAGCACTTGCGCACGATGTTATCATCACACTTGGTGTGTTCTCTCTAATGCAAATTGAGGTAGACCTTACCATCGTAGCAGCCTTGCTAACGGTAGTCGGTTACTCCCTCAACGATACCATCGTTGTATTCGACCGTATCCGTGAGAACTTCCGCAAGATGCGTAAAGGTGAAGCTCCTGAAGTACTGAACAGCTCAATCACACAAACATTGAGCCGTACATTGATCACTTCTGGTACTACGTTGTTCGTAGTTATCGCACTGTTCGTTCAGGGCGGCGCTATGATTCACGGCTTCGCAACCGCACTTCTATTGGGTATTACGGTTGGTACTTACTCTTCTATCTACGTTGCATCTGCACTAGCTATGAAGTTGGGTATTACGCGTGAGCACCTAATGCCACCACAAGTGGAAAAAGAAGGTGAAGAGTTTGACGAAATGCCTTAG
- a CDS encoding IS110 family RNA-guided transposase codes for MSSIHILGIDLGKHCFHAIAHNRCGVEVLRRKFNRNQLLIFLSKIEPTTIAFEACGGAHWLARKCSEFGHQPRLIPPQYVKPYVKGNKNDFIDASAIAEAAGRPTMRFVAVKSEEAQVIAAIHRVRDSYIKERTATMSRIGAILLEFGLSFPKGHAKMKSLFQWLAEQTVSLPKSLLCELISIHEHYKYLNEQIKTQDNKLQTIVNNNESAQLLKTIPGIGDLTSTLCIADVSSPNNFTNGREMAAWLGLVPRQFSTGGKTKLLGMSKRGNKHLRTLFVHGARAVLSRLETTGKVFGEWLANLRATKPFNVVVVALANKLVRIAWAVLYHRQAFKAV; via the coding sequence ATGTCTTCTATTCATATTTTAGGTATCGACCTAGGTAAACATTGCTTCCATGCTATCGCACATAACCGTTGTGGAGTGGAGGTGCTTCGTCGTAAATTTAATCGTAACCAACTCTTAATCTTTCTTAGTAAAATAGAACCAACAACTATTGCTTTCGAAGCCTGTGGCGGTGCTCATTGGCTTGCTCGAAAGTGTAGTGAGTTTGGTCATCAACCCCGACTTATTCCTCCTCAGTATGTAAAGCCTTATGTCAAAGGCAATAAAAACGATTTCATCGATGCTTCAGCGATCGCAGAGGCTGCGGGTCGACCGACCATGAGGTTTGTAGCTGTAAAAAGTGAAGAGGCTCAAGTCATCGCAGCGATTCATCGAGTCAGAGATAGTTATATCAAGGAGAGAACTGCCACTATGTCGCGGATCGGCGCGATCTTACTTGAGTTCGGCCTTAGCTTTCCCAAAGGGCATGCAAAGATGAAGTCTCTGTTTCAATGGTTAGCTGAACAAACCGTCTCATTACCAAAAAGCTTGCTATGTGAATTGATATCTATCCACGAACATTACAAGTACCTTAATGAACAAATCAAAACTCAAGATAACAAGCTTCAAACTATTGTTAATAACAATGAAAGTGCTCAATTATTAAAAACTATCCCTGGAATTGGCGATCTTACCTCCACATTGTGTATAGCCGATGTAAGCTCTCCGAATAACTTTACCAATGGCCGTGAGATGGCGGCTTGGTTGGGGCTTGTGCCAAGGCAATTCTCAACGGGAGGAAAGACCAAACTACTTGGTATGAGTAAACGAGGGAATAAACACCTCAGAACTCTGTTTGTCCATGGGGCAAGGGCTGTACTCTCTAGACTAGAGACGACAGGGAAAGTGTTCGGAGAGTGGCTTGCGAACCTACGAGCCACCAAACCATTTAATGTAGTGGTAGTCGCATTAGCCAACAAGCTAGTGAGGATAGCTTGGGCGGTGTTATACCACCGCCAAGCTTTTAAGGCTGTTTAG
- the suhB gene encoding inositol-1-monophosphatase, whose translation MHPMLNIAIRAARKAGNHIAKSLETTDKIETSLKGNNDYVTNIAQEAEYMIIETIKASYPEHSIISEEKGLTEGKDSDVQWIVDPLDGTNNFVKGFPHFSVSIAVRMNGRTEVACVYDPMLNELFTAQRGAGAQLNNARMRVTQLKDLQGTVLATGFPFKQKQHSESFMKIISGLFIDCADFRRTGSPALDLCYLAAGRVDGYLELGLKPWDLAAGDLIAREAGAIMTDFAGGTDYMTSGNVVASSARGVKSILKHVRENANEGMLK comes from the coding sequence ATGCATCCAATGCTAAACATTGCGATACGCGCTGCGCGTAAAGCTGGCAACCATATTGCTAAATCTCTAGAAACAACTGATAAGATCGAAACGTCTCTAAAAGGTAACAACGATTACGTTACTAACATTGCTCAAGAAGCTGAGTACATGATCATTGAGACAATCAAAGCATCTTACCCAGAGCACAGCATTATTTCTGAAGAGAAAGGCCTGACTGAAGGTAAAGACTCTGACGTACAATGGATCGTTGACCCACTAGATGGCACCAACAACTTTGTAAAAGGTTTCCCTCACTTCTCTGTATCTATCGCTGTTCGCATGAACGGTCGTACAGAAGTTGCTTGTGTTTATGACCCAATGCTAAACGAGCTATTCACAGCTCAACGTGGCGCTGGCGCTCAACTTAACAACGCTCGTATGCGTGTTACTCAACTTAAAGACCTTCAAGGTACTGTTCTAGCGACTGGTTTCCCATTCAAGCAAAAACAACACTCTGAATCTTTCATGAAGATCATCTCTGGTCTATTCATCGACTGTGCTGACTTCCGTCGTACCGGTTCTCCTGCTCTTGACCTATGTTATCTAGCAGCTGGCCGTGTTGATGGTTACCTAGAACTAGGCCTTAAGCCATGGGATCTAGCAGCTGGCGACCTAATCGCTCGTGAAGCTGGTGCTATCATGACTGACTTTGCTGGCGGTACTGATTACATGACTTCTGGTAATGTTGTTGCTTCAAGCGCACGTGGTGTTAAGTCTATTCTTAAGCACGTTCGTGAGAACGCTAACGAAGGTATGCTGAAGTAA
- the trmJ gene encoding tRNA (cytosine(32)/uridine(32)-2'-O)-methyltransferase TrmJ gives MLDNVKVVLVGTSHSGNIGSAARAMKVMGLSQLVLVDPQCEVDEQTLALAAGAGDIAENATIVSTLEEAVKDCGLVVGSSARSRTLEWPMLEPRECGEKFAVEGQKHPVALVFGRERTGLTNDELQKCHYHVCIPANPEYSSLNLAMAVQTLSYEVRVAHLDMVASQYQPQQQDEYPRHDELEMFYEHLEKVIIDTQFISKDKPGQVMNKLRRLFSRARPELQEINTLRGILTSIEKSKNDK, from the coding sequence ATGTTAGACAATGTAAAAGTCGTTCTGGTTGGTACGTCTCATTCGGGAAATATCGGATCAGCAGCTCGCGCAATGAAAGTGATGGGTTTGAGTCAATTAGTTCTTGTAGACCCTCAATGTGAAGTTGACGAGCAGACCTTAGCACTGGCTGCTGGTGCAGGTGACATCGCAGAAAACGCGACGATTGTTTCTACTCTTGAGGAAGCAGTAAAAGACTGTGGTTTGGTTGTGGGCTCAAGTGCTCGTTCTCGTACGCTTGAATGGCCAATGCTTGAGCCTCGCGAATGTGGTGAAAAGTTTGCGGTTGAAGGTCAGAAGCACCCAGTAGCATTAGTCTTTGGCCGTGAGCGTACTGGCTTAACTAATGATGAGCTGCAGAAGTGTCATTACCATGTATGTATTCCAGCTAACCCAGAATACAGCTCACTAAACCTAGCAATGGCAGTACAGACACTCAGCTACGAAGTACGTGTTGCACACCTTGATATGGTCGCTAGCCAATATCAGCCGCAGCAACAAGATGAGTACCCACGTCACGACGAACTAGAAATGTTCTATGAACACCTTGAAAAAGTGATCATCGATACCCAATTTATCTCTAAGGATAAACCGGGTCAGGTGATGAACAAGTTACGTCGCCTATTTAGCCGTGCTCGTCCAGAACTGCAAGAAATCAACACGCTTCGCGGTATTTTGACTTCGATTGAGAAGAGCAAAAACGACAAATAA